The Spiroplasma citri genome has a segment encoding these proteins:
- a CDS encoding DUF2649 family protein yields the protein MDWNTFFQRVYQGLLQIFYFIPKTEIDNFVGSSIDNITYSVIMIGIWLVVFFLIWLSIFILYKTIRLVV from the coding sequence ATGGATTGAAATACTTTTTTTCAACGAGTATATCAAGGGCTTTTGCAGATTTTTTATTTTATTCCGAAAACTGAAATTGATAACTTTGTTGGTAGTTCTATTGATAATATTACTTATTCAGTGATTATGATAGGTATTTGATTAGTAGTATTTTTCTTAATTTGATTATCAATATTTATTTTATATAAAACAATTAGATTGGTGGTGTAG
- a CDS encoding rolling circle replication-associated protein, whose amino-acid sequence MNVNINPYNRLTGEVLYRPYIDSSNFVNQKYYVKKVYYGPYIKTIVLPLECINKFGKGNSTGIKNTGENETKLLNSRVRSQANCIRKAIHNFSGCQNLGFTTLTYAENLQDVKKANHQFKLFIKKIKYHFSKYKKNKYENLKYLVAYEYQQRGAVHFHIIFSEYIPNKVVRKCWPYGYNKNLPVKTGTNEFVSKYVAKYIVKAQSEEKSKNIYDLNTKAYRFSANCTDPIVKVGVIEMCEMELIASLKGTKHNFMFNNKDGYLMGVSIDSDWNKDYFWQMEEYVPYDKKIFRFFKKISNLDIYRTRKKFDKYLNLGKQRYIKKSTFQMESTNRAV is encoded by the coding sequence ATGAATGTAAATATAAATCCTTATAATCGTTTGACTGGAGAAGTTCTATACAGACCTTATATTGATAGTAGTAATTTTGTTAATCAAAAATATTATGTTAAAAAAGTATATTATGGTCCTTATATTAAAACGATTGTATTACCGTTAGAATGTATTAATAAATTTGGTAAAGGCAATTCAACTGGTATTAAAAATACTGGTGAAAATGAAACTAAATTATTAAATAGTCGTGTTCGTTCACAAGCAAATTGTATTCGTAAAGCAATTCATAATTTTAGTGGTTGTCAAAATTTAGGTTTTACAACTTTAACTTATGCTGAAAATTTACAAGATGTTAAAAAAGCCAATCATCAATTTAAGTTATTTATTAAAAAAATAAAGTATCATTTTTCTAAATATAAAAAGAATAAATATGAAAATTTAAAATATTTAGTTGCTTATGAATATCAACAGCGGGGAGCAGTTCACTTTCATATCATATTTAGTGAATATATCCCTAATAAAGTAGTTAGAAAATGCTGACCTTATGGATATAATAAAAATTTACCAGTTAAAACTGGTACAAATGAATTTGTTAGTAAATATGTTGCTAAATATATTGTAAAAGCACAAAGCGAAGAAAAAAGTAAAAATATTTATGACTTAAATACCAAAGCATATCGTTTTAGTGCTAATTGTACCGACCCTATTGTTAAAGTTGGTGTTATTGAGATGTGTGAAATGGAATTAATCGCTTCATTAAAAGGTACAAAACATAATTTTATGTTTAATAATAAAGATGGTTATTTAATGGGTGTTAGCATTGATAGTGATTGAAATAAAGACTATTTTTGACAAATGGAAGAATATGTTCCATATGATAAAAAAATATTTCGGTTTTTCAAAAAAATATCTAATTTAGACATATACCGAACGCGAAAAAAATTTGATAAATACCTTAATTTAGGTAAACAAAGGTACATTAAAAAAAGTACCTTCCAAATGGAAAGTACTAATCGTGCAGTATAG
- a CDS encoding PTS transporter subunit EIIC, producing the protein MYRICVKYRITICLPKQVPEAVGNSFLALVPIMFIAIIIAIIVVFLITFLWWFGIHGGSLVQSVTRPFRIIALDENQNALQNGNLIQNDFVEPFFQWFAQYGGAGSTIGLVIIGSIIAKSKLVKTTTRTSLIPSIFNINEPILFGLPILVNPYMWVPFVFSPVAGAIVGFGAQKAMGINWVLHPFHGHFRAQLVHTLPQGDKMTSDYY; encoded by the coding sequence ATGTATCGCATATGTGTTAAATATCGAATTACAATTTGTTTGCCTAAACAGGTTCCTGAAGCAGTCGGAAACTCATTCCTAGCATTAGTTCCAATTATGTTTATTGCCATTATTATTGCTATCATTGTTGTCTTTTTAATTACTTTTTTATGATGATTTGGAATTCATGGGGGGAGCTTAGTTCAATCTGTTACTCGTCCATTTCGAATTATTGCGTTAGATGAAAATCAAAATGCATTGCAAAATGGGAATTTAATTCAAAATGATTTTGTTGAACCATTTTTTCAGTGGTTTGCTCAATATGGTGGGGCTGGTTCAACAATTGGATTAGTTATTATTGGTTCAATTATTGCGAAGTCTAAACTAGTAAAAACAACGACCCGAACATCTTTAATTCCGAGTATTTTTAATATTAATGAACCAATTTTATTTGGATTACCAATTTTAGTTAATCCTTATATGTGAGTGCCATTTGTTTTTTCACCAGTTGCTGGAGCAATTGTTGGTTTTGGGGCTCAAAAAGCAATGGGAATAAATTGAGTTTTGCATCCGTTCCATGGACACTTCCGGGCCCAATTGGTGCATACTTTGCCTCAGGGGGACAAAATGACAAGCGATTATTACTAG
- a CDS encoding DUF2649 family protein, which yields MDWNIFLQRVYQGLLQIFYFIPKTEIDNFVGSSIDNITYSVIMIGVWLVVFFLIWLSIFILYKTIRLVV from the coding sequence ATGGACTGAAATATTTTTTTGCAACGAGTATATCAAGGTCTTTTACAAATTTTTTATTTTATTCCGAAAACTGAAATTGATAACTTTGTCGGTAGTTCTATTGATAATATTACTTATTCAGTAATTATGATAGGTGTTTGATTAGTTGTTTTTTTTCTAATTTGGTTATCAATATTTATTTTATATAAAACAATTAGATTGGTGGTGTAG
- a CDS encoding spiroplasma phage ORF1-like family protein translates to MVFNILRFPDTDIYYLKPQVQLYNAYTINSTNDYFSYYSNWDYKTDILPSNNDKYTQSIKLLDMTDRSKYQGFNLIRFNTTRLTEDRSISINGFNFSLYNATDWNGELNDGKIWQLPYKKGAWYRLDIHIENAAIWIVNNLPGMKEIYKFVNGIVHVFSNVSELFNNIGNLFAFDITFKIMLSSILVLAMVNGLLRYF, encoded by the coding sequence ATGGTTTTTAATATTTTAAGATTTCCTGATACAGATATTTATTATTTAAAACCACAAGTGCAATTGTATAATGCTTATACGATAAATAGTACTAATGATTATTTTTCTTATTATTCAAATTGAGATTATAAGACTGATATTTTACCTTCTAATAATGATAAATATACTCAATCAATAAAATTATTAGATATGACAGATAGGTCAAAATATCAAGGTTTTAATTTAATTAGATTTAATACAACCAGATTAACAGAAGATAGGTCTATTTCAATTAATGGTTTTAATTTTAGTCTTTATAATGCTACTGATTGAAATGGTGAACTTAATGATGGAAAAATTTGACAATTACCTTATAAAAAAGGTGCTTGATACCGTTTAGATATTCATATTGAAAATGCGGCAATTTGGATTGTAAATAATTTGCCTGGTATGAAAGAAATTTATAAATTTGTTAATGGAATAGTACATGTGTTTAGTAATGTTTCTGAATTGTTTAATAATATTGGTAATTTGTTTGCTTTTGATATTACATTTAAAATTATGTTAAGTTCTATTTTAGTTTTAGCAATGGTTAACGGACTTTTACGCTATTTTTAA